CAGCAATTGTCGAGTGCATCTATCGATAGCAAGAAGCATTTGGTCACTCCCTCTTCCCAAACTTGTAAcgaaactcttttttttgctctatCTGGTTTAACTCCGTTATGTGGCTTCAGGATGTAATACCTGTTTATTATATGAGGCCGACAGTCTTCAAATATTGTCTAGTTTCATAGCTACCATAGCCGTCACTTTGTGAGTCGTAACCTGTGACGGAAGCGCTGGTCTCACCGAATTCATCCTTGTCTGGTTGATTCCAACCACGAGAAGAGTTCCAACCTTTCACCGACTGTAATTCCTCGCCACAACTGACTCCTCCAGTCACGGAGCTCCCAACAACGGGACCAGAACCTGAAGTACCAGTGTGCGGTGGTATAAATTCTTCTTCTCGTCTGGTGACGTGTGAAGCGTCCACTTTACGGCTGCTTGGTACGATACGCTTGCGCGCCCTCTGGTGATGATGTTTTTCCTCTGAAGGAGCAGAGCTAAACAATGAAGACGTCACATGACGCGCACCATAATCAAGACGGGAGGCAGACGAAGTCGAGCTGCGCGCGGTGGGCCGCGCCGTTGGTTTGGGATCATCTTGATTAACACTAACATTCATACTCGCCGAGTGTCCCGTAGCAACAGAAGTGGAGGTGATAGCCGAACGGTTTGGTGTCGGTAGCTTACCGCGCAGCGACGACAATAGAGGGTTTTCTCCACGCACGCCGCGGGTGGCACTACTGTGGCGAGAGCCAGCGGAAGGATCCCACGGAGCTGCGGACTCCGAGGAGCGATTCATCATGCTCTGCCGAGACACATCAGAATCCCCCGGTGGCGGTGTGCAGGAGCGCGATACTTCCCCCTGATGTTGTGCAGTGGAAGGTTGGCGCTCCGTAACCACGGCATCCTCCCTGTGCTCACCCGCCCTACCACGCACACTGCTAGAGGTGACGGGGGCGTCTACAGCTGTCAGGGGTGCCCCTACAGAAGCAGAGAGTGCGGTGTGTACCGGAGCGCTCTGACTGGCGTCCTCGGAATCATGCTTCGTAGTTGAAGCATTTAGATGAGGAAGCGCAGAAATGGCCATGTAAAGTTGCTGTAGTGATAGCGCCATCGACTGCAACTGAATTTGGAACGCCTGTTGCTGCTGGTACAGCAGCTGCAACATTAGTCGGTCTTCCTGCGTAAAGGAGCCCCCACCACTCACAGTGCTTTCCGCGGGACGTCCTGCTATGTGGAACAGCTGCCGAGCTGAGAAAGGTGCGGTTGGTGTAGAGAAGATATTCGAGACTCCCCCCTGGAAGGGTGCCTGCATCCCGCTCATAAGAAACAGGGTACTGAGATGATGACCCGAGACCTTGGAAAGTTAAAAtgaatagtaaaaaaaaatgggaaaaaaaCAGGCAAACAGTGGGGAACAGCACTCAGAGTCCTATCCGTAGAAACAGCTAGTGTCCACTTAGAAGTCTCATCAAGGCGTAAAAACACACATTCACGTACGCGCAGGGcatgcaacaacaaagcgactaaagaaaacaatacaaaaaagggTTAGattcctccctccccccaaaCTTTGTAGCAGCTGATTAAACGTTGTGGCAAACGGTAGTGGGAAGTTAGCCACAACTCGGTTTCGTTACTAGCTCCTCAGCGTTAGAAATAAAGAATACAGTTCATGTAAAGGTAAGCTCATTCCTTTATCGGTAAGATGGTAATGGCATGCACGAAGTGACCAAAATACCACCTATCCTCAGTATATCCTGAAGTAAATAATCCACAACGACggtattttaaaaaacaacataacGACCAACTAAAGGGAGCTCGACAACAGTATGTTATTGAGTGGACAGACGGGGGTGCATCCACCACTTACCCGCCAACTTGCAACATTGAAAAAGGCGGCGTGATTTCCGTGCGTTTCAAGCACCAGTAACACATGTGGAAATCACCTTTTAGTACGTTAAAGGCAAGGTATTCCACAAGCAGCAACCACCTCACAGCCCTTCCAGCGTGAAACCAGACCGGGTGACCCGCAGGAATTGGCAACAAGATGCGGTCACCACCACGACACAACAAAACAGGTCCGTGGGGCGGTGCACATATCAATCTACTAGCATGGTGGTGACTGAGTGAGGGTTGCGGTCAAAATTGCAACAACACTGCCTACCGAGAAGCGGCAGAAGCGTTTCGAACCCATTAGAAGTTACATAAGcacatttcccccttcttagTGTCAATAAAATGGCAGATATGATGCGTGGCGGCAACGTCACAGGCAGACAGGCTAATAGTTCAgttcaaaacaaacaacgaaAGGAAATGGCATTCGACGACGTTGGGCCACCCCGCTGCCAGGAGGTGGCAAACAAAGAGCACAAAGGAAGATTTGGCGTTCTCTAAACCAGAACAGGTGTTTACCGACCCATCTCCGCCTCTCCCTTGTGCTTTTTAGAAAGCCGATGAATCCCCTCCACATGGCTGTCCCCATCGACGCCGGTTGTTTCACCAATCAACAACTTCGCTTCATTAAGATCCTGTTCCTCCACAGGAAGAGACGACAGCAATTCTGCTTCCGACACACCTTGCATAGACTGCTGCTCCTCCACAGACAGACCAAATATCCTGGCTGCATCCTCATAGCAGTTTGTTTCCCGCTGAAGTGCAATCATCAAGTGTTTTAACGCCGTAATGTTAGGCACACTTCTCGTCAAGTGATATTTCGTGTACACATACGGTGTCCGGTAGATCACATGGTGCCGCAACAAACCTCGATACAATTCCATCCATGACGCACATGCCATTGGAGTGGCCATAAAATCCGTACAAGGTTCCCGGTCGTCACCGGGGTCTTCCCGTGGTTCGGACGACACCTTCGAAAAGACACTCATATCCAACATGGCGTGGCGGGCAATCATGGCGGCATCGAAACCAAACTGCGCAGCCTTACGCCTGCCGTCACCCCTAGATGATATAGATCCATTAAGAACGAAACAGACCTTTGAAAACAACTTGTGACTACGGAGTTGGCTGATTGTTGCCGCAGCTCGCTCATAGTGTGGGGGTGAATCGGGCAGTTGATCAGGCGTGCGGGCATGCAAAGTTATTGCATGAACACGATCGGGGCCTACCCCCTCCATCACAGATAGTAGCATTTGCGCCGTAGCATCAGCCGTATCAAGAAGCCGGGTTTTAAAACTAATGGGAACCCGTCGGCGACGGGCCACGACTTTCTCGGGGCTGTTAACCGCCTCATCAACAGCGACAAGTATAGCCGCAGCTCGCGCAGGGTCCCGCATGAGTGCCGCACCCATTCCATTGTCAACACTAAACTTTTTGGGACACCCCATGTTTACGTCGATGCCATCCACGTCGTCTACGCATAGCAGCGCTGCACGCGCACCAATGGCCGGTTCGGCCACACCCAACTGCAGCACAACCGGCGCCCCCTCCCCTTGCGAGTTGCATCCACCACGCGCCACTGTAGCGAAGGCAATGCTTCGCTTGAACTTATTCTTATATGGTTCATACGAAACAAACTCAACCATGGAACAGGGGCAGCCAGTGTACGTACGGACCTCCCGCTTGCAGCGAATCAGTTTGGAGGCCACCACCTCCTCAGAAAACACAATGTCAGCCCCCTGCGCTGCACAGAAAACTCGGAAACCGACGGTCCCAACACGCACCATTGGGGCAAGAATTGTTTTCCCATTGAAAATGGACATCCCTCCTCGATCACAACGGCCCCGGACCGTTTCACAAACCCCCTACTGAAAGAGGAATGCGAAACTCAGCGCAGAGGGAGCAACTTGCGGCCTTCAAATATCAAGGGAACACAAATCAGGGTAAAGGAAAGGGCAAGGCAAGGGAGGGAATAATAACGTAAACACAGTAAAATTCCGCTGACGAGGGAAGCGGAAAAGCAcgtaagcaaaaaaagatatatatatatatattatatgtaCAGCTAGCTGACCTTGCTGCCGTTGAGGCTAAGggttaaaggaaaaaatggtTGTTAAAACTAAACGGTAGACGAAGAGATACTAGTAGATAACGCGCgttcacaagaaaaaaacccAGGTGGATTCCACAATTATTACCAGTGAACACAGCCCGAAGGACCGCCAcggaacaaaaacatataatTAAATGACTATCCCCTACCATACATCTAGACACCCAGTTGCTAATTGCTCTTctgtgaagagaaaaaaaaaatgcacattGTCACCTTCCGCtccatcccccccccccattccCTATGTTGCCTATTCGATATCTACTCCGCGTTCAGGTACACCGCGAACTCATGAAAGTCTCGGTCAAACTCCGCCTCGATCTCCGCAAAGGTGTACGCCGGGCCTTCATCGGCTGCCGGCTCATCTGTCCAGTCAGGGTGCATGACTAACCACGGACGGTTGTGAATGTAAAACCACTGCTGGCACATTGGGCACTTGTTCTTGCTGTACCCTTTCATCATCATGTAGTAGGTCGACTGTGGCACATGAGGAGCACAATTTCCAAAGCACATCACGATCTGCTGATCTCCAGGATTGCCCACAGCCTCTACACGGATAGGGCGTTCTTCGCTTCCAATTGGAGGTTCGTATAGGTGGTTCACGGCAACGTAGGGTCGTTCGTTCCACTCCTCTCGGTCGTGCTCCTCGAGGATAAGAGTATCATCCGCCTCGAACAAGTGCCAAACCTTCGCGGGCTCCTGCCAGTAGAGACGCCCGGACCCCGTTACAACATCATCATAAACGGGGAGCGCTTGGTCCATCAGTTTGCTCATAAAGGGACTCTTACGCCATGTGTCGGGTGGCTGCTGGAACTCATTAAGGTTATGCGGCTGGACTGGGTACGGTTTGTCTTGATACGGTGTAGGTCCAGTGTTACCGCCGGAGAGAGCCGTTCTGGTGGCAGCAAGAAACGAAACCGAAGATTTGCGTAACATGTCAGCCAcacaacactttcttttATGCTTATTAACCTATTTATTTCTTGCGAAGACCACACAAGGTGCAGTGAACAGGAAATagtgaatgaaaaaggaagaatttAAGCCATTGAGTGGGAAGAGGGTGGTACATAGGGGTGGCATGCGCCCACTGCACGCCGCACCCCACACGAATAATTGGCATCCGAACGTACGCTAACACTACCACTTCTGCTTCCCATTCACACCACTATATGTGTAAAGGGCCATAATCGAATGTTCCCGCTATGAAAATCAAATGCCGGTTAAAAGAAAAGCTCGGGAAAGCAAAAGTGGATGAGCAAGCATATtcgagtgtgtgtgtgtgtgtgaatgtTAGCCAGAGTGAGGAGAtgtaagaaggaaaaaagacaaggaCTGGGGGGAAGCACTACTCTATTGGTCGCTCCTATATCCACAGTACATAAAAATGATAAAGCGAAGAGTCAAGACAAACAGAGGGAGAAACCAGTAAACATCAGAGGAGGGCCGATTGAGGcctcttgtttcccttttgctttcattCAAGTATTTTGCTGATGTTGCCTACTTTACTTTTCGCGGAAACCGTTGGAGGTAAAGTGCGCTAACACTGGAGATTGTGTGTTTACAACATTTGTAGAACACGCTAAACTGCTGTTGATTTTCTCCACAATCTGAATAGTAAACAAGAGAAAACGGCGTGTACGCGTGTGTGCAGATAAAAAATATTGATGAAAGATTGAACAATGGAAAATGCTTTATGCGAAGCCGTTTTCACACTGCAATCCCCTGTGTATCAGT
The genomic region above belongs to Trypanosoma brucei brucei TREU927 chromosome 10, whole genome shotgun sequence and contains:
- a CDS encoding tRNA-dihydrouridine synthase 2, putative (similar to tRNA-dihydrouridine synthase 2 (EC 1.-.-.-) (Swiss-Prot:P53720) (Saccharomyces cerevisiae)); translated protein: MSIFNGKTILAPMVRVGTVGFRVFCAAQGADIVFSEEVVASKLIRCKREVRTYTGCPCSMVEFVSYEPYKNKFKRSIAFATVARGGCNSQGEGAPVVLQLGVAEPAIGARAALLCVDDVDGIDVNMGCPKKFSVDNGMGAALMRDPARAAAILVAVDEAVNSPEKVVARRRRVPISFKTRLLDTADATAQMLLSVMEGVGPDRVHAITLHARTPDQLPDSPPHYERAAATISQLRSHKLFSKVCFVLNGSISSRGDGRRKAAQFGFDAAMIARHAMLDMSVFSKVSSEPREDPGDDREPCTDFMATPMACASWMELYRGLLRHHVIYRTPYVYTKYHLTRSVPNITALKHLMIALQRETNCYEDAARIFGLSVEEQQSMQGVSEAELLSSLPVEEQDLNEAKLLIGETTGVDGDSHVEGIHRLSKKHKGEAEMGR